One region of Zingiber officinale cultivar Zhangliang chromosome 7B, Zo_v1.1, whole genome shotgun sequence genomic DNA includes:
- the LOC122004050 gene encoding uncharacterized protein LOC122004050: MNAAPELDKDFDTAPIEEKLSVDQSEWPKICISLSRKEKEDDFLAMRGSKLPQRPKKRAKCVDKSLQYCFPGMWLSDLSRGRYDVREKRCNKKRRLGLKGMESLESDSE; encoded by the exons ATGAACGCCGCCCCTGAACTCGACAAGGACTTCGACACCGCCCCGATCGAAGAGAAGCTGAGCGTGGATCAATCGGAGTGGCCCAAGATCTGCATCTCCCTCTCCcggaaggagaaggaagacgACTTCCTCGCCATGAGAGGCAGCAAGCTTCCCCAGAGGCCCAAAAAGAGAGCCAAGTGCGTCGACAAGTCTCTCCAA TACTGTTTCCCTGGAATGTGGTTGTCAGATTTGTCGAGAGGAAGATACGACGTTAGGGAGAAAAGGTGCAACAAGAag AGGCGTTTGGGATTGAAGGGGATGGAAAGCCTCGAGAGCGATTCCGAGTGA